The following proteins are co-located in the Labrys monachus genome:
- a CDS encoding ABC transporter substrate-binding protein produces MKFGVAGGATSDTLDPRGSPDTHVALAWWALRNSLTEVMPDGSLVGELAASWAPSDEAKTWTFQIRNGVTFHDGKPLTAEDVVASINFHRGDKSVSAGKTLVEPIADIKATGPLTVVVELSKSNADFPFLMSDYHMLILPVVDGKVDWQSGNGTGGYVLESFEPGVSIKLKRNPNYFKGDSRAHFDQVELINIPDAAARQTALMSGEVDAIGRVDVKTVLRLGGVPGIRIVETTGPQYSTILMDTTSSLFRDKDVRLAFKYAVDREEMLKRVLLGHGTIGNDQPIGPTYPYFDKGLAQRSYDPDKAKFLLKKAGAEGITVDLETAEVAWPAGAIDAAVLYAEQAKAAGIRINVVKRPNDGFWSNTWSKVPFTMGYVGGRPTEDWIFTAFYAAKAENNDTHWDNPHFEDLLVKGRLTVDPAERRAVYAEMQHLLNEDGGLIAPLFANHIVGLGSKVTTPEKLSGNWEMDNWRAVERWSLSA; encoded by the coding sequence GTGAAGTTCGGCGTGGCCGGCGGCGCAACCTCGGATACGCTGGATCCACGCGGATCGCCGGATACGCATGTCGCCCTCGCTTGGTGGGCGCTGCGCAATTCGCTGACGGAAGTGATGCCCGATGGGTCGCTGGTCGGCGAGTTGGCGGCGTCCTGGGCGCCTTCCGACGAGGCCAAGACGTGGACGTTCCAGATCCGGAACGGCGTGACGTTTCACGACGGCAAGCCGCTCACGGCCGAGGATGTGGTTGCCTCGATCAACTTCCACCGCGGCGACAAGAGCGTCTCGGCCGGCAAGACGCTGGTCGAGCCCATCGCCGACATCAAGGCGACAGGGCCGCTGACGGTCGTCGTCGAACTGTCGAAGAGCAACGCCGATTTCCCCTTCCTGATGAGCGACTATCACATGCTGATCCTCCCCGTCGTCGACGGCAAGGTCGATTGGCAATCGGGGAACGGCACGGGCGGCTACGTCCTCGAAAGCTTCGAGCCGGGCGTGTCGATCAAGCTCAAGCGCAACCCCAACTATTTCAAGGGCGACAGCCGCGCCCATTTCGACCAAGTCGAGCTGATCAACATTCCCGACGCGGCCGCGCGGCAGACGGCGCTGATGTCCGGCGAGGTCGATGCGATCGGCCGCGTCGACGTCAAGACCGTGCTGCGCCTCGGCGGCGTTCCGGGCATCCGCATCGTCGAGACCACCGGGCCCCAATATTCGACCATCCTGATGGACACCACCTCGTCCCTCTTCCGGGACAAGGATGTCCGCCTGGCGTTCAAATATGCCGTCGACCGCGAGGAAATGCTGAAGCGGGTGCTGCTCGGGCACGGCACCATCGGCAACGACCAGCCGATCGGGCCGACCTACCCTTATTTCGACAAGGGCCTCGCCCAGCGCAGCTACGATCCCGACAAGGCCAAGTTCCTGCTGAAGAAGGCGGGGGCGGAAGGCATCACGGTCGACCTCGAAACCGCAGAAGTCGCCTGGCCGGCGGGGGCCATCGACGCCGCCGTGCTCTATGCAGAACAGGCGAAGGCGGCCGGTATCCGGATCAACGTCGTCAAGCGTCCCAATGACGGCTTCTGGTCCAACACCTGGTCGAAGGTGCCCTTCACCATGGGCTATGTCGGCGGCCGGCCGACCGAAGACTGGATCTTCACGGCCTTCTACGCGGCCAAGGCCGAGAACAACGACACGCATTGGGACAATCCTCATTTCGAGGATCTGCTCGTGAAGGGGCGGCTGACCGTGGATCCCGCCGAGCGGCGTGCGGTCTACGCGGAAATGCAGCACCTCCTCAACGAGGATGGCGGCCTCATCGCCCCCCTGTTCGCCAACCACATCGTCGGTCTGGGATCGAAGGTCACGACCCCCGAAAAGCTGAGCGGCAACTGGGAAATGGACAATTGGCGGGCTGTCGAGCGCTGGTCGCTGTCCGCCTGA
- a CDS encoding phytanoyl-CoA dioxygenase family protein: protein MMFEAVNKGQRIPDHLIRELPDRAPLLADLPRLREVLAEEGYVLLRNVLPVADVMAARQEVADRLASVGELREPAIDGIVTGVSQRDKVHPDLGAFWKTASEGEKLRSVTHGARMREILGAIHGAPAVGHDLVYLRVAAPGRALDMHYDYPFFAKGTPDLYTVWTPLGDVPVTDGPLFIIDKSNTYRDLIDDVVAAGETASVARKLAYNRPAYEFAEERHTSIMCADLHAGDIIVFSLFTAHGSLDNCSPINRARMSCDVRYQRADMPRDPRYFGENPVGYNGKGYADLNGSKPLTASWITN from the coding sequence ATGATGTTCGAGGCCGTCAACAAGGGGCAGCGGATTCCGGACCACCTGATCCGGGAACTGCCGGATCGCGCACCGCTGCTGGCCGACCTTCCCCGCCTGCGCGAGGTCCTCGCGGAGGAAGGCTACGTCCTCCTGCGCAACGTCCTGCCCGTGGCGGACGTGATGGCGGCGCGGCAGGAGGTCGCCGATCGGCTCGCTTCGGTCGGCGAACTGCGGGAGCCGGCGATCGACGGCATCGTGACCGGTGTCAGCCAGCGCGACAAGGTCCACCCCGACCTCGGTGCCTTCTGGAAGACGGCCAGCGAGGGCGAGAAGCTTCGCAGCGTCACGCATGGCGCCCGCATGCGCGAGATCCTCGGCGCCATCCACGGCGCGCCGGCGGTCGGCCACGACCTCGTCTATCTGCGCGTCGCGGCGCCCGGCAGGGCCCTCGACATGCATTACGACTATCCCTTCTTCGCCAAGGGCACGCCCGATCTCTACACCGTCTGGACACCGCTCGGCGACGTGCCGGTCACGGATGGACCTCTCTTCATCATCGACAAGTCGAACACCTATCGCGACCTGATCGACGACGTGGTCGCCGCGGGCGAGACGGCGTCCGTGGCGCGCAAGCTCGCCTATAACCGGCCGGCCTATGAATTCGCCGAGGAGCGTCACACGTCGATCATGTGCGCGGATCTCCATGCCGGCGACATCATCGTCTTCAGCCTCTTCACCGCCCATGGGTCGCTCGACAATTGCTCGCCGATCAACCGTGCCCGCATGTCGTGCGACGTCCGCTACCAGCGGGCGGACATGCCGCGCGATCCCCGCTATTTCGGTGAGAATCCCGTCGGCTACAATGGCAAGGGATATGCGGACCTCAACGGCTCCAAGCCGCTGACCGCCAGCTGGATCACGAATTAG
- a CDS encoding ABC transporter permease, with the protein MRFDRDRSRQLAGMIARRLAVGLFVLAAVSCLIFLAVSLLPGDFATEVLGRDATKETISALRLEMGLDRPLPVRFLAWIGGILHGDLGRSLASHRQISEMIGPRLYNTFFLAGFAAAIAVPLAVVLGLVSVLFRDSWIDRALNLATLSTISFPEFFIAYVLIVVFAVKLHWLPSLSHVSWGDPLPERLLKTLMPALVLALAVLGHMMRMTRAAVAALMDQPYIEMAVLKGASRWQVITRHALVNAWPPVMTVILFNLAYLVVGVVVVEMIFVYPGLGQLMVDAVVVRDVPVIQACSLVFAASYILLNLLADLFAMITNPRLLRLR; encoded by the coding sequence GTGCGATTCGACCGCGATCGTTCACGGCAATTGGCGGGCATGATCGCCAGGCGCCTCGCCGTCGGCCTGTTCGTCCTCGCCGCGGTGTCGTGCCTGATCTTCCTCGCGGTCTCACTTCTTCCGGGCGACTTCGCCACCGAGGTGCTCGGCAGGGATGCGACGAAGGAGACCATATCCGCGCTCCGGCTGGAAATGGGGCTGGACCGGCCCCTTCCCGTCCGCTTCCTCGCCTGGATAGGCGGCATCCTGCATGGCGACCTCGGCCGCTCCCTGGCGAGCCATCGCCAGATTTCCGAAATGATCGGACCGAGGCTGTACAACACCTTCTTCCTGGCGGGCTTCGCCGCCGCCATCGCCGTTCCGCTTGCGGTGGTCCTCGGCCTCGTATCGGTCCTGTTTCGCGACAGCTGGATCGACCGGGCGCTGAATCTGGCAACGCTTTCCACGATCTCCTTCCCCGAATTCTTCATCGCCTATGTGCTGATCGTCGTCTTCGCGGTCAAGCTGCACTGGCTGCCCAGCCTCTCCCACGTTTCCTGGGGCGATCCCTTGCCCGAAAGGCTGCTGAAGACGCTGATGCCGGCGCTCGTGCTGGCTCTGGCCGTCCTCGGCCACATGATGCGGATGACCCGCGCCGCCGTCGCCGCCCTCATGGATCAACCCTATATCGAGATGGCCGTTCTCAAGGGCGCCTCGCGCTGGCAGGTCATCACCCGTCACGCTTTGGTCAATGCGTGGCCTCCGGTGATGACCGTCATCCTGTTCAATCTCGCCTATCTCGTGGTGGGCGTGGTCGTGGTGGAGATGATCTTCGTCTATCCGGGCCTCGGCCAGTTGATGGTCGACGCCGTCGTCGTCCGCGACGTGCCGGTCATCCAGGCCTGCAGCCTGGTCTTCGCCGCGAGCTATATCCTGCTCAACCTCCTGGCGGACCTTTTCGCGATGATCACCAATCCGCGTCTCCTGAGGCTGCGATGA
- a CDS encoding ABC transporter permease encodes MKPGGALPSRGRRPSVPDWLATMDWSARLGAVVMVVYAVVTLAVPLLAPHGESEIVGSAFDPWSAAFPLGTDNLGRDMLSRLLFGIRNTIGISIAASALSFMAGCSLGLLSAAVGGWFDFVLCRVVDVMMSVPQLIFSLLLLTILGTSIPVLILVIALMEATRLFRLSRALGMDVAAMDYMNVARMRGEGSFWLVRREILPNVRKILIAEAGLRFCFVFLLISALSFMGLGLQPPAADLGSMVRENADLITYGDITPMLPAAAIGVLTIAVNFVSDWYIRKTARPDASR; translated from the coding sequence ATGAAACCGGGAGGCGCCCTGCCGTCGCGCGGCCGGCGGCCGTCCGTGCCGGACTGGCTCGCAACGATGGACTGGAGTGCGCGCCTGGGCGCCGTCGTCATGGTGGTCTACGCCGTCGTGACCCTGGCGGTTCCCCTGCTGGCGCCGCACGGCGAATCCGAAATCGTCGGCTCCGCCTTCGATCCGTGGAGCGCGGCGTTCCCCCTCGGAACGGATAATCTCGGCCGGGACATGCTCAGTCGCCTCCTGTTCGGCATCCGCAATACGATCGGCATCAGCATCGCTGCCAGTGCGCTGTCCTTCATGGCCGGCTGCTCGCTCGGGCTGCTCTCGGCGGCCGTCGGCGGCTGGTTCGACTTCGTCCTGTGCCGCGTCGTCGACGTGATGATGTCGGTGCCGCAGCTCATCTTCTCGCTGCTGCTGCTGACGATCCTCGGCACCTCCATACCGGTGCTGATCCTGGTGATTGCGCTGATGGAAGCGACCCGGCTCTTCCGGCTGAGCCGTGCGCTCGGCATGGACGTCGCCGCGATGGACTATATGAACGTCGCCCGCATGCGGGGCGAAGGCAGCTTCTGGCTGGTGCGCCGGGAAATCCTGCCGAACGTCAGGAAGATCCTGATCGCGGAAGCCGGATTGCGGTTCTGCTTCGTCTTCCTGCTGATCAGCGCGCTTTCCTTCATGGGGCTCGGATTGCAGCCGCCTGCCGCCGATCTCGGCTCGATGGTGCGGGAGAATGCGGACCTGATCACCTATGGCGACATCACGCCCATGCTGCCGGCCGCAGCGATCGGAGTGCTGACGATTGCCGTGAACTTCGTCTCCGACTGGTACATCCGCAAGACGGC